From Leptotrichia wadei, one genomic window encodes:
- the ilvA gene encoding threonine ammonia-lyase, with translation MHKLYDFMEARERLGTVIEKTKLIHSNIFSDESGNDVYIKPENLQRTGAFKIRGAYNKIAKLTEEEKKRGVIAASAGNHAQGVALAAQKLGIKAVIVMPKHTPLIKVEATRRYGAEVILTGEVYDEAYEYAKKLQEKEGYTFVHPFNDEDVIEGQGTIALEVLEELPDADIILVPIGGGGLISGIASAAKLKNPLIKIIGVEPEGAASALEARKSHHVVELDEANTIADGTAVKKIGDITFDYIEKYVDDIVTVSDYELMAAFLVLVEKHKIVAENSGILAVAGLKKLNVTGKKIISIISGGNIDVLTISSMINKGLVARGRIFTFAVDLPDKPGQLVAVSQILSEQNANVIRLEHNQFKNLDRFHEVELQVTVETNGEEHINKITQEFEKKGYIIRRLNAQAMIDD, from the coding sequence TTGCATAAATTATATGATTTTATGGAAGCTAGAGAACGATTGGGGACAGTTATTGAAAAGACGAAATTGATTCACAGCAATATTTTTTCTGATGAATCAGGAAACGATGTCTATATTAAACCTGAAAACTTACAAAGAACAGGTGCATTTAAAATAAGAGGTGCTTATAATAAAATTGCGAAATTGACAGAAGAAGAGAAAAAAAGAGGAGTAATTGCAGCATCGGCTGGAAATCATGCACAAGGTGTGGCACTAGCTGCTCAAAAATTGGGAATTAAGGCTGTAATTGTTATGCCTAAACATACGCCACTTATTAAGGTTGAAGCGACTAGAAGATACGGTGCAGAAGTTATTTTAACTGGGGAAGTTTATGATGAGGCTTATGAGTATGCAAAAAAATTGCAGGAAAAAGAAGGGTACACTTTTGTGCATCCGTTTAATGATGAAGATGTAATTGAAGGGCAAGGGACTATTGCTTTGGAAGTTTTGGAGGAATTGCCTGATGCGGATATTATTTTGGTGCCAATTGGTGGTGGAGGACTTATTTCAGGAATTGCTTCGGCTGCGAAATTAAAGAATCCATTGATAAAAATAATTGGTGTTGAGCCAGAAGGTGCAGCGAGTGCATTGGAGGCTAGAAAAAGTCATCATGTGGTTGAACTTGATGAAGCAAATACAATTGCAGATGGAACAGCTGTTAAAAAAATTGGTGACATTACATTTGACTATATTGAAAAATATGTAGATGACATAGTTACTGTATCTGATTATGAGTTAATGGCGGCATTTTTGGTCTTGGTTGAAAAACACAAAATTGTTGCGGAAAATTCGGGAATTTTGGCTGTGGCAGGATTGAAAAAATTAAATGTTACAGGGAAAAAGATAATTTCAATAATAAGTGGTGGTAATATAGATGTATTAACTATTTCATCTATGATTAATAAAGGATTGGTAGCTAGAGGAAGAATTTTTACATTTGCGGTTGATTTGCCTGACAAACCAGGACAATTGGTGGCTGTGTCACAAATTCTTTCAGAACAAAATGCGAATGTAATTAGACTTGAACATAATCAGTTTAAGAATTTAGACAGATTCCATGAAGTTGAATTGCAAGTTACAGTTGAAACAAATGGAGAAGAACATATTAATAAAATAACTCAAGAATTTGAGAAAAAAGGATATATAATTAGAAGATTGAATGCACAAGCAATGATTGATGATTAA
- a CDS encoding alpha/beta hydrolase — MVNDNKSKILNVKLTQEKIKSIVNVTYSQPVSYFRKNIKLEMDILKPNKEGKYPAVLFVPGGSFAHSYKENYLQQRLEIAKAGYVVASMEYRTIPDGVFPQSLEDVKAAIRFLKANADEYGIDKGKIALMGESAGGYLVAMAGVTSGTTNFDRGANLSENSDVQAVIDIYGVTDFGEVDFDIPEDAEEGYRAILMSVKFWLNDVRNNIESTNPISYISQKTPPFLLMHGDADTLVLPNQTEILHKALIENGVDSKRYIVPGAGHSDEYWFQPEVTELIIDFLNGKIKNI; from the coding sequence ATGGTAAATGATAATAAAAGTAAAATTCTAAATGTTAAATTGACACAGGAAAAAATAAAATCAATAGTAAATGTTACTTATTCTCAGCCAGTTAGCTACTTTAGAAAAAATATAAAATTGGAGATGGATATTTTAAAGCCTAATAAAGAAGGGAAATATCCAGCGGTATTATTTGTACCGGGAGGATCTTTTGCACACAGCTATAAGGAAAATTATTTGCAACAAAGATTGGAAATAGCTAAAGCAGGTTATGTAGTTGCAAGTATGGAATATAGGACTATTCCTGATGGAGTTTTTCCGCAAAGTCTGGAAGATGTGAAGGCAGCAATAAGATTTTTAAAGGCTAATGCTGATGAGTATGGAATTGATAAGGGGAAAATAGCATTGATGGGTGAATCTGCTGGAGGTTATTTAGTAGCAATGGCAGGAGTCACAAGTGGAACTACGAATTTTGACAGGGGAGCGAATTTATCTGAAAATAGTGATGTGCAAGCAGTTATAGATATTTATGGTGTAACGGATTTTGGAGAAGTTGATTTTGATATTCCAGAAGATGCAGAAGAAGGCTATAGGGCGATACTTATGTCAGTAAAGTTCTGGCTAAATGATGTAAGAAATAATATTGAATCTACAAATCCTATATCTTATATTTCACAAAAAACGCCTCCATTTCTATTAATGCATGGAGATGCAGATACATTGGTTCTTCCGAATCAGACAGAAATACTTCATAAGGCGTTGATTGAAAATGGTGTGGACTCAAAAAGATACATAGTTCCAGGAGCGGGACATTCAGATGAATATTGGTTTCAGCCTGAAGTTACAGAATTGATAATAGATTTCTTGAATGGGAAAATAAAAAATATTTAA
- a CDS encoding class I SAM-dependent methyltransferase, with protein sequence MSVSQHWEKEKYEKNARFVSDYGKELIEWLNPKKDEYILDLGCGDGVLTKEISKYGCKVLGLDGSQKFVEATRKLGVDAIQGDAQNMNFENEFDAIFSNAALHWMTNPDKVLEGVAKALKKGGRFVVEMGCKGNVEKIENAMFEVAKRHNFKAVKCWFFPTEKEETALLNKYGLKVKRMTSFSRPTLLPTGIKGWLQTFSAPAFVNIPKEMHEKLIDEIAEKVEKELEKNENGQIIADYVRLRFEAVKK encoded by the coding sequence ATGAGTGTGAGTCAGCATTGGGAAAAGGAAAAGTATGAGAAAAATGCACGGTTTGTTTCTGATTATGGGAAGGAACTGATTGAATGGCTGAATCCGAAAAAGGATGAATATATTTTGGATTTAGGCTGTGGAGATGGTGTATTGACTAAGGAAATTTCAAAATATGGGTGCAAAGTTTTGGGACTAGATGGAAGTCAGAAATTTGTTGAAGCGACTAGAAAATTGGGAGTTGATGCGATACAAGGCGATGCACAGAACATGAATTTTGAAAACGAATTTGATGCAATTTTTTCCAATGCGGCACTTCACTGGATGACAAATCCTGATAAAGTTTTGGAAGGTGTGGCAAAAGCACTCAAAAAAGGTGGACGATTTGTGGTCGAAATGGGTTGCAAAGGAAATGTGGAAAAAATAGAAAATGCAATGTTTGAAGTTGCAAAAAGACATAATTTTAAAGCTGTAAAATGCTGGTTTTTTCCGACAGAAAAAGAAGAAACAGCATTACTTAATAAATATGGCTTAAAAGTGAAAAGAATGACAAGTTTTTCTCGTCCAACTTTACTTCCTACAGGGATAAAAGGATGGCTACAAACCTTTTCTGCACCTGCTTTTGTGAATATTCCGAAAGAAATGCACGAAAAATTGATTGATGAAATAGCTGAAAAAGTGGAAAAAGAGCTTGAAAAAAATGAAAATGGACAAATTATAGCTGATTATGTAAGATTGAGATTTGAAGCTGTGAAGAAATAG
- the ilvN gene encoding acetolactate synthase small subunit, whose translation MNREHEILIIAKNTDGIVSRIMSLFNRRGYSVLKMTAGVTNKPGYARLTMTVEGDDKTLNQIQKQVYKIVDVVKVKVFPVENVIRRELMLIKVKSDPETRAQIVQVADIYRGKVLDVSPTSLVIELTGDVKKLRGFVEIMHNYGVLEIAKTGVVAMSRGEKL comes from the coding sequence ATGAATAGAGAGCATGAAATTTTAATAATTGCAAAAAATACTGATGGAATTGTGTCGAGAATAATGTCTTTATTCAATAGAAGAGGATATTCTGTTTTAAAAATGACAGCAGGAGTTACAAATAAACCTGGTTATGCGAGATTGACAATGACGGTAGAAGGAGACGACAAAACATTAAATCAAATTCAAAAACAAGTTTATAAAATTGTGGATGTTGTAAAAGTAAAGGTTTTCCCAGTTGAAAATGTTATTAGAAGAGAATTGATGTTAATAAAAGTAAAATCTGATCCAGAAACTAGAGCACAAATTGTTCAAGTTGCGGATATTTACAGAGGAAAAGTTTTAGATGTATCACCAACTTCATTAGTTATTGAACTCACAGGAGATGTGAAAAAATTGCGTGGATTTGTGGAAATTATGCACAATTATGGAGTTTTGGAAATTGCAAAAACTGGAGTTGTAGCGATGAGCCGTGGAGAAAAATTGTAG
- the ilvB gene encoding biosynthetic-type acetolactate synthase large subunit, translating into MSETKMINGGRILLESLHRLGITDIFGYPGGAVIPIFDEIYSYDKINYYFARHEQGLSHAADGYARVSGKVGVCLATSGPGATNMVTGIMTAHMDSVPMIAITGQVRSNLLGRDAFQETDTVGITMPITKCNYLIQNIKEIPRVVKEAYYIATTGRPGPVLIDIPNDIQVHQIPYEEFERLFDEKIELEGYSPTYEGHQGQIKRAIKLIKEAKKPLIIAGAGVLKSKASKELFEYAEKTQTPVATTLLGLGAFPESHELSLGMLGMHGTVPANYATDEADLVIAAGIRFDDRIAGNPNKFVENAKVIHIDIDPAEIDKNKRADVPIVGDLKHVLTDINAEIEPQTHEEWVKKVVEWKKEYPLGHREVGEDKLLPQEVLKAIDDILQGDTIVVTDVGQHQMWAAQYFTYKNPDSIVTSGGAGTMGFGLPAAIGAQIGAPDKKVVLIVGDGGFQMTLQELMMIKQYNLPIKVVILNNSYLGMVRQWQELFKDRRYSFVNLEINPDFIKIAEAYGIKNAKLTNKEDLRTKLKDLILSDEGVLIECVVEKEENVFPMIPAGKTVSQMIGKKGVLENE; encoded by the coding sequence ATGAGTGAAACTAAGATGATAAACGGTGGTAGAATTTTACTAGAATCGCTACACAGATTAGGAATAACAGATATTTTTGGATATCCGGGAGGAGCGGTAATTCCAATATTTGATGAAATTTATAGTTATGACAAAATAAATTACTATTTTGCAAGACATGAGCAAGGATTGTCACATGCGGCAGATGGTTATGCGAGAGTTTCTGGGAAAGTGGGAGTTTGTCTTGCGACTTCAGGGCCTGGTGCGACAAATATGGTTACAGGAATAATGACAGCACATATGGATTCTGTACCAATGATTGCGATAACTGGACAAGTTAGATCAAATTTATTGGGAAGAGATGCTTTCCAAGAAACTGATACAGTTGGAATTACAATGCCAATTACAAAATGTAATTATTTGATTCAAAATATAAAAGAAATACCTAGAGTTGTAAAAGAGGCTTACTACATTGCGACAACAGGTAGACCAGGACCAGTTCTTATTGATATTCCAAACGATATTCAAGTTCATCAAATTCCATATGAAGAATTTGAGAGATTATTTGATGAAAAAATTGAATTGGAAGGATATTCGCCAACTTATGAAGGACATCAAGGTCAAATTAAAAGAGCAATTAAATTGATAAAAGAAGCGAAAAAACCGTTGATAATTGCAGGAGCGGGAGTTTTGAAATCGAAAGCATCGAAAGAATTGTTTGAATATGCTGAAAAGACACAAACACCTGTGGCTACGACATTACTTGGATTGGGAGCATTTCCTGAATCGCACGAATTATCTCTTGGAATGTTAGGAATGCACGGAACTGTACCAGCGAATTATGCGACAGATGAAGCAGATTTAGTAATTGCGGCTGGAATTAGATTTGATGACAGAATTGCTGGGAATCCTAATAAATTTGTTGAAAATGCAAAAGTTATTCACATTGACATTGATCCAGCTGAAATTGATAAGAATAAAAGGGCTGATGTGCCAATTGTTGGGGATTTAAAACATGTATTGACTGATATTAATGCTGAAATTGAGCCACAAACTCACGAAGAATGGGTTAAAAAAGTTGTTGAATGGAAAAAAGAATATCCATTAGGACATAGAGAAGTTGGGGAAGATAAATTGCTTCCACAAGAAGTTCTAAAAGCGATTGACGATATTTTGCAAGGGGATACAATTGTTGTAACTGATGTTGGTCAACACCAAATGTGGGCTGCTCAATATTTCACTTACAAAAATCCTGATTCAATTGTAACTTCAGGAGGAGCTGGAACAATGGGATTTGGACTTCCTGCGGCAATTGGAGCACAAATTGGAGCACCTGATAAAAAAGTTGTTTTAATCGTTGGAGATGGTGGTTTCCAAATGACATTGCAAGAATTAATGATGATTAAACAATATAATTTGCCAATAAAAGTTGTTATCTTGAACAATTCTTACTTAGGAATGGTTAGACAATGGCAAGAATTGTTTAAAGACAGAAGATACTCATTCGTTAATTTGGAAATAAATCCAGACTTTATAAAAATTGCAGAAGCGTATGGAATTAAAAATGCAAAACTTACAAACAAAGAAGATTTGAGAACAAAATTAAAAGATTTAATATTGTCTGATGAAGGTGTGTTAATCGAGTGTGTTGTTGAAAAAGAAGAAAATGTATTCCCGATGATTCCAGCAGGAAAAACTGTAAGTCAAATGATTGGAAAGAAAGGTGTGTTAGAAAATGAATAG